One segment of Dermochelys coriacea isolate rDerCor1 chromosome 5, rDerCor1.pri.v4, whole genome shotgun sequence DNA contains the following:
- the LOC119856337 gene encoding molybdopterin synthase catalytic subunit-like, with product MYLGISFRGLEPTSSDAWSGKYRSSFLFPSSEAMNESEDEPKDFIKLNYEKLSADEVSELVISPCCGAVSLFIGTTRNNFEGKKVIHLEYEAYSSMAEAEIKKICRDVRQKWPSVKHIAVHHRLGLVPVTEPSVIVAVSSPHRVASLEAVQYCINTLKTTVPIWKKEIYEQEYSWKENKECFWADVEK from the exons atgtatttgggcataagctttcgtgggctagaacctacttcatcagatgcatggagtggaaaatacaggagcag CTTTCTGTTTCCTTCCAGTGAAGCCATGAATGAAAGTGAAGATGAGCCCAAAGATTTCATCAAACTGAACTATGAAAAACTCTCTGCAGATGAAGTGTCAGAGCTGGTGATTTCTCCATGCTGCGGGGCTGTCTCTCTGTTCATAG GTACTACAAGGAATAACTTTGAAGGGAAAAAGGTGATTCACTTAGAATATGAAGCATACTCATCAATGGCAGaagctgaaataaagaaaatctgTAGAGATGTTAGACAGAAATGGCCTTCCGTCAAACATATAGCAGTGCACCATAGACTTGG TTTAGTTCCAGTAACAGAACCAAGTGTGATTGTAGCAGTCTCCTCTCCACACCGAGTGGCATCTCTTGAGGCTGTGCAATACTGCATCAACACTTTGAAAACAACTGTTCCAATTTGGAAAAAG gaGATTTATGAGCAGGAATATTCttggaaagaaaacaaggaatGCTTTTGGGCAGATGTGGAAAAATAA
- the LOC122455401 gene encoding molybdopterin synthase sulfur carrier subunit-like, which translates to MGTGQGQRQRARGGAGQSAGARSLAPQESRFAGPRGSPFAQGVRCAPGGGGDRVTPGRLVVALYFARSAELAGVRSEIISVPRQLTSLQLWEEIVKRHPRLAAIQDQVVFAVRQEYVLLGDQLLVLQSGDEVAIIPPISGG; encoded by the exons ATGGgaacggggcaggggcagcggcagCGGgctcggggcggggcagggcagtcagCCGGGGCTCGCTCCCTGGCGCCTCAGGAGAGCCGCTTTGCCGGGCCCCGGGGCAGCCCCTTCGCTCAGGGCGTGCGGTGTGCGCCGGGCGGCGGCGGGGATCGGGTGACCCCGGGGCGCTTG GTGGTTGCGCTGTACTTTGCCAGGAGCGCTGAATTGGCAGGGGTTCGCTCTGAGATTATTTCTGTCCCGCGACAATTAACCTCTCTGCAGCTGTGGGAAGAAATTGTTAAAAGGCATCCAAG ACTTGCTGCCATTCAGGATCAAGTGGTCTTTGCTGTTCGCCAGGAATACGTGCTTCTTGGTGATCAGCTTCTGGTCCTGCAGTCAGGTGACGAGGTTGCTATTATCCCACCTATCAGCGGGGGCTAA